From Lagenorhynchus albirostris chromosome 15, mLagAlb1.1, whole genome shotgun sequence, one genomic window encodes:
- the ATXN2L gene encoding ataxin-2-like protein isoform X12 has product MLKPQPPQQTSQPQQPPPTQQAVARRPPGGTSPPNGGLPGPLASTSAPPGPPAAASPCLGPAAAAGSGLRRGAESILAPPPPQQQHQERPGAAAIGSARGQSTGKGPPQSPVFEGVYNNSRMLHFLTAVVGSTCDVKVKNGTTYEGIFKTLSSKFELAVDAVHRKASEPAGGPRREDIVDTMVFKPSDVMLVHFRNVDFNYATKDKFTDSAIAMNSKVNGEHKEKVLQRWEGGDSNSDDYDLESDMSNGWDPNEMFKFNEENYGIKTTYDSSLSSYTVPLEKDNSEEFRQRELRAAQLAREIESSPQYRLRIAMENDDGRTEEEKHSAVQRQGSGRESPSLASREGKYIPLPQRVREGPRGGVRCSSSRGGRPGLSALPPRGPHHLDNSSPGPGSETRGINGGPSRMSPKAQRPLRGAKTLSSPSSRPSGEASVPPPPAVGRMYPPRSPKSAAPAPISASCPEPPIGSAVPTSSASIPVTSSVGDPGVGSISPASPKISLAPTDVKELPAKEPGRTLESQELSRIAGKVPGLQNEQKRFQLEELRKFGAQFKLQPSSSPETSLDPFPPRILKEEAKGKEKEVDGLLASEPMGSPVSSKTESISDKEDKPPLPPAGGAEGPDQPPPPCPSQTSSPPVGLIKGDDKDEGPVAEQVKKSTLNPNAKEFNPTKPLLSVNKSTSTPTSPGPRTHSTPSIPVLTAGQSGLYSPQYISYIPQIHMGPAVQAPQMYPYPVSNSVPGQQGKYRGAKGSLPPQRSDQHQPASAPPMMQAAAAAGPPLVAATPYSSYIPYNPQQFPGQPAMMQPMAHYPSQPVFAPMLQSNPRMLTSGSHPQAIVSSSTPQYPSAEQPTPQALYAPGGAGPTPGQWTATAEPVPPRGPDRHAAFSAAGTFCAVPSEQLPPASRCVCYPCPPAAAPRLHQHGPCYPGPCPNWNHSSPAPSPWGSPPAPGDAAAPTPEPWGPPPRRGAPEWGACTLSFHTLTLSLHRTPPSSPSTPRGTEDCPGRDLRPP; this is encoded by the exons ATGTTGAAGCCTCAGCCgccacaacagacctcccagccccagcagCCGCCCCCCACGCAACAGGCCGTGGCCCGCCGGCCTCCCGGGGGCACCAGCCCTCCCAACGGCGGCCTCCCGGGGCCCCTGGCCTCCACCTCGGCTCCCCCAGGGCCTCCCGCCGCTGCTTCCCCCTGCTTGGGGCCTGCAGCCGCTGCCGGGAGCGGGCTCCGCCGGGGAGCTGAGAGCATCttggcgccgccgccgccgcagcagcAACATCAGGAGAGGCCAGGGGCAGCGGCCATCGGCAGCGCCAG GGGACAAAGCACAGGAAAGGGACCCCCCCAGTCACCG GTGTTTGAGGGTGTCTACAACAATTCCAGGATGCTGCATTTCCTTACAGCTGTTGTG GGCTCCACTTGTGATGTAAAGGTAAAGAATGGTACCACCTATGAAGGTATCTTCAAGACCCTGAGCTCAAAG TTTGAACTGGCAGTAGACGCTGTGCACCGGAAAGCATCGGAGCCAGCAGGTGGTCCTCGTCGGGAAGACATTGTGGACACCATGGTGTTTAAGCCAAGTGATGTCATGCTTGTCCACTTCCGAAATGTTGACTTCAATTATGCTACTAAAG ACAAGTTCACTGATTCAGCCATTGCCATGAACTCGAAGGTGAATGGGGAGCACAAGGAGAAGGTGCTTCAGCGCTGGGAGGGGGGCGACAGCAACAGCGATGACTACGACCTGGAGTCTGACATG TCCAATGGATGGGACCCCAATGAAATGTTCAAGTTCAATGAGGAGAATTACGGCATAAAGACCACCTATGACAGCAGTCTCTCTTCTTACAC GGTGCCCTTAGAGAAGGACAACTCGGAAGAATTTCGTCAGCGGGAGCTGCGTGCAGCCCAGTTGGCTCGAGAGATTGAATCGAGCCCCCAGTACCGCCTGCGGATCGCCATGGAGAATGATGACGGGCGCACCGAGGAGGAGAAGCACAGTGCAGTTCAGCGACAGGGTTCAGGGCGAGAGAGCCCCAGCTTGGCATCTAG GGAGGGAAAGTATATCCCTCTACCCCAACGAGTTCGGGAAGGTCCCCGGGGAGGAGTTCGATGCAGTAGTTCTCGGGGTGGCCGGCCTGGCCTTAGCGCTTTGCCACCTCGTGGCCCTCACCATCTTGACAATAGCAGCCCTGGCCCAGGTTCTGAGACACGCGGTATCAATGGAG gcccTTCCCGCATGTCCCCTAAGGCACAGCGGCCTCTGAGAGGTGCCAAGACTCTGTCTTCCCCCAGCAGCAGGCCTTCTGGAGAAGCTTCTGTTCCACCTCCTCCTGCAG TAGGCCGGATGTACCCCCCACGCTCTCCCAAGTCAGCTGCCCCTGCCCCAATCTCAGCTTCCTGTCCTGAGCCTCCCATCGGCTCAGCAGTACCGACCTCTTCAGCTTCCATCCCCGTGACATCATCAGTTGGGGATCCTGGAGTAGGCTCCATTTCCCCAGCTTCTCCAAAGATCTCACTGGCACCCACAGATG TAAAAGAACTCCCAGCCAAGGAACCTGGGAGAACGCTGGAGTCCCAGGAGCTGTCCCGGATAGCAGGGAAag TCCCTGGCCTTCAGAACGAGCAGAAACGCTTTCAACTGGAAGAACTGAGAAAATTTGGGGCCCAGTTTAAG CTTCAGCCCAGTAGCTCCCCTGAGACCAGCCTGGATCCTTTTCCTCCCCGGATCCTAAAGGAGGAGGccaaagggaaggagaaggaggttgATGGTCTTTTGGCTTCAGAGCCCATGGGGTCCCCTGTTTCCTCCAAGACAGAATCCATATCGGATAAGGAGGACAAACCACCCCTGCCACCAGCAGGAGGCGCCGAAGGGCCGGATCAGCCCCCACCGCCTTGCCCAAGCCAAACCAGTAGCCCCCCAGTGGGCCTCATCAAGGGAGATGACAAGGATGAGGGCCCTGTTGCTGA aCAAGTGAAGAAGTCAACATTGAACCCTAATGCCAAGGAGTTCAATCCCACTAAGCCGCTGCTGTCTGTG AATAAATCCACCAGTACTCCAACTTCTCCTGGGCCCCGGACTCATTCAACTCCCTCCATCCCGGTGCTGACAGCAGGCCAGAGTGGGCTATATAGCCCCCAGTACATTTCCTACATACCTCAGATCCACATGGGACCAGCTGTTCAG GCACCTCAGATGTATCCATATCCTGTGTCCAACTCAGTGCCTGGACAGCAGGGCAAGTACCGGGGAGCAAAAG GCTCCCTGCCCCCCCAGCGCTCGGACCAACACCAGCCAGCCTCAGCCCCTCCGATGATGCAGGCCGCCGCCGCTGCTGGCCCCCCTCTGGTGGCTGCCACACCTTATTCTTCCTACATCCCCTACAATCCACAGCAGTTCCCAGGCCAGCCCGCCATGATGCAGCCCATGGCCCACTACCCCTCGCAG CCGGTGTTTGCCCCCATGCTTCAAAGCAACCCACGCATGCTGACGTCGGGGAGCCATCCCCAGGCCATTGTGTCGTCCTCCACCCCTCAGTACCCTTCTGCAGAGCAGCCCACCCCCCAAGCCCTTTATG CACCAGGCGGGGCAGGCCCCACACCTGGGCAGTGGACAGCCACAGCAGAACCTGTACCACCCAGGGGCCCTGACAGGCACGCCGCCTTCTCTGCCGCCGGGACCTTCTGCGCAGTCCCCTCAGAGCAGCTTCCCCCAGCCAGCCGCTGTGTATGCTATCCATGCCCACCAGCAGCTGCCCCACGGCTTCACCAACATGGCCCATGTTACCCAG GCCCATGTCCAAACTGGAATCACAGCAGCCCCGCCCCCTCACCCTGGGGCTCCCCACCcgccccaggtgatgctgctgcacCCACCCCAGAGCCATGGGGGCCCCCCCCAAGGCGCGGTGCCCCAGAGTGGGGTGCCTGCACTCTCAGCTTCCACACCCTCACCCTATCCCTACATCGGACACCCCCAAG CTCCCCTTCCACCCCCCGGGGAACTGAAGATTGTCCTGGCCGCGACCTGAGACCTCCATGA
- the ATXN2L gene encoding ataxin-2-like protein isoform X8, which produces MLKPQPPQQTSQPQQPPPTQQAVARRPPGGTSPPNGGLPGPLASTSAPPGPPAAASPCLGPAAAAGSGLRRGAESILAPPPPQQQHQERPGAAAIGSARGQSTGKGPPQSPVFEGVYNNSRMLHFLTAVVGSTCDVKVKNGTTYEGIFKTLSSKFELAVDAVHRKASEPAGGPRREDIVDTMVFKPSDVMLVHFRNVDFNYATKDKFTDSAIAMNSKVNGEHKEKVLQRWEGGDSNSDDYDLESDMSNGWDPNEMFKFNEENYGIKTTYDSSLSSYTVPLEKDNSEEFRQRELRAAQLAREIESSPQYRLRIAMENDDGRTEEEKHSAVQRQGSGRESPSLASREGKYIPLPQRVREGPRGGVRCSSSRGGRPGLSALPPRGPHHLDNSSPGPGSETRGINGGPSRMSPKAQRPLRGAKTLSSPSSRPSGEASVPPPPAVGRMYPPRSPKSAAPAPISASCPEPPIGSAVPTSSASIPVTSSVGDPGVGSISPASPKISLAPTDVKELPAKEPGRTLESQELSRIAGKVPGLQNEQKRFQLEELRKFGAQFKLQPSSSPETSLDPFPPRILKEEAKGKEKEVDGLLASEPMGSPVSSKTESISDKEDKPPLPPAGGAEGPDQPPPPCPSQTSSPPVGLIKGDDKDEGPVAEQVKKSTLNPNAKEFNPTKPLLSVNKSTSTPTSPGPRTHSTPSIPVLTAGQSGLYSPQYISYIPQIHMGPAVQAPQMYPYPVSNSVPGQQGKYRGAKGSLPPQRSDQHQPASAPPMMQAAAAAGPPLVAATPYSSYIPYNPQQFPGQPAMMQPMAHYPSQPVFAPMLQSNPRMLTSGSHPQAIVSSSTPQYPSAEQPTPQALYATVHQSYPHHATQLHAHQPQPATTPTGSQPQSQHAAPSPVQHQAGQAPHLGSGQPQQNLYHPGALTGTPPSLPPGPSAQSPQSSFPQPAAVYAIHAHQQLPHGFTNMAHVTQAHVQTGITAAPPPHPGAPHPPQVMLLHPPQSHGGPPQGAVPQSGVPALSASTPSPYPYIGHPQAPLPPPGELKIVLAAT; this is translated from the exons ATGTTGAAGCCTCAGCCgccacaacagacctcccagccccagcagCCGCCCCCCACGCAACAGGCCGTGGCCCGCCGGCCTCCCGGGGGCACCAGCCCTCCCAACGGCGGCCTCCCGGGGCCCCTGGCCTCCACCTCGGCTCCCCCAGGGCCTCCCGCCGCTGCTTCCCCCTGCTTGGGGCCTGCAGCCGCTGCCGGGAGCGGGCTCCGCCGGGGAGCTGAGAGCATCttggcgccgccgccgccgcagcagcAACATCAGGAGAGGCCAGGGGCAGCGGCCATCGGCAGCGCCAG GGGACAAAGCACAGGAAAGGGACCCCCCCAGTCACCG GTGTTTGAGGGTGTCTACAACAATTCCAGGATGCTGCATTTCCTTACAGCTGTTGTG GGCTCCACTTGTGATGTAAAGGTAAAGAATGGTACCACCTATGAAGGTATCTTCAAGACCCTGAGCTCAAAG TTTGAACTGGCAGTAGACGCTGTGCACCGGAAAGCATCGGAGCCAGCAGGTGGTCCTCGTCGGGAAGACATTGTGGACACCATGGTGTTTAAGCCAAGTGATGTCATGCTTGTCCACTTCCGAAATGTTGACTTCAATTATGCTACTAAAG ACAAGTTCACTGATTCAGCCATTGCCATGAACTCGAAGGTGAATGGGGAGCACAAGGAGAAGGTGCTTCAGCGCTGGGAGGGGGGCGACAGCAACAGCGATGACTACGACCTGGAGTCTGACATG TCCAATGGATGGGACCCCAATGAAATGTTCAAGTTCAATGAGGAGAATTACGGCATAAAGACCACCTATGACAGCAGTCTCTCTTCTTACAC GGTGCCCTTAGAGAAGGACAACTCGGAAGAATTTCGTCAGCGGGAGCTGCGTGCAGCCCAGTTGGCTCGAGAGATTGAATCGAGCCCCCAGTACCGCCTGCGGATCGCCATGGAGAATGATGACGGGCGCACCGAGGAGGAGAAGCACAGTGCAGTTCAGCGACAGGGTTCAGGGCGAGAGAGCCCCAGCTTGGCATCTAG GGAGGGAAAGTATATCCCTCTACCCCAACGAGTTCGGGAAGGTCCCCGGGGAGGAGTTCGATGCAGTAGTTCTCGGGGTGGCCGGCCTGGCCTTAGCGCTTTGCCACCTCGTGGCCCTCACCATCTTGACAATAGCAGCCCTGGCCCAGGTTCTGAGACACGCGGTATCAATGGAG gcccTTCCCGCATGTCCCCTAAGGCACAGCGGCCTCTGAGAGGTGCCAAGACTCTGTCTTCCCCCAGCAGCAGGCCTTCTGGAGAAGCTTCTGTTCCACCTCCTCCTGCAG TAGGCCGGATGTACCCCCCACGCTCTCCCAAGTCAGCTGCCCCTGCCCCAATCTCAGCTTCCTGTCCTGAGCCTCCCATCGGCTCAGCAGTACCGACCTCTTCAGCTTCCATCCCCGTGACATCATCAGTTGGGGATCCTGGAGTAGGCTCCATTTCCCCAGCTTCTCCAAAGATCTCACTGGCACCCACAGATG TAAAAGAACTCCCAGCCAAGGAACCTGGGAGAACGCTGGAGTCCCAGGAGCTGTCCCGGATAGCAGGGAAag TCCCTGGCCTTCAGAACGAGCAGAAACGCTTTCAACTGGAAGAACTGAGAAAATTTGGGGCCCAGTTTAAG CTTCAGCCCAGTAGCTCCCCTGAGACCAGCCTGGATCCTTTTCCTCCCCGGATCCTAAAGGAGGAGGccaaagggaaggagaaggaggttgATGGTCTTTTGGCTTCAGAGCCCATGGGGTCCCCTGTTTCCTCCAAGACAGAATCCATATCGGATAAGGAGGACAAACCACCCCTGCCACCAGCAGGAGGCGCCGAAGGGCCGGATCAGCCCCCACCGCCTTGCCCAAGCCAAACCAGTAGCCCCCCAGTGGGCCTCATCAAGGGAGATGACAAGGATGAGGGCCCTGTTGCTGA aCAAGTGAAGAAGTCAACATTGAACCCTAATGCCAAGGAGTTCAATCCCACTAAGCCGCTGCTGTCTGTG AATAAATCCACCAGTACTCCAACTTCTCCTGGGCCCCGGACTCATTCAACTCCCTCCATCCCGGTGCTGACAGCAGGCCAGAGTGGGCTATATAGCCCCCAGTACATTTCCTACATACCTCAGATCCACATGGGACCAGCTGTTCAG GCACCTCAGATGTATCCATATCCTGTGTCCAACTCAGTGCCTGGACAGCAGGGCAAGTACCGGGGAGCAAAAG GCTCCCTGCCCCCCCAGCGCTCGGACCAACACCAGCCAGCCTCAGCCCCTCCGATGATGCAGGCCGCCGCCGCTGCTGGCCCCCCTCTGGTGGCTGCCACACCTTATTCTTCCTACATCCCCTACAATCCACAGCAGTTCCCAGGCCAGCCCGCCATGATGCAGCCCATGGCCCACTACCCCTCGCAG CCGGTGTTTGCCCCCATGCTTCAAAGCAACCCACGCATGCTGACGTCGGGGAGCCATCCCCAGGCCATTGTGTCGTCCTCCACCCCTCAGTACCCTTCTGCAGAGCAGCCCACCCCCCAAGCCCTTTATG CCACTGTTCACCAGTCCTATCCACACCATGCCACGCAGCTCCATGCCCACCAGCCGCAGCCGGCCACCACGCCTACTGGGAGCCAGCCGCAGTCCCAGCATGCAGCCCCCAGTCCCGTCCAG CACCAGGCGGGGCAGGCCCCACACCTGGGCAGTGGACAGCCACAGCAGAACCTGTACCACCCAGGGGCCCTGACAGGCACGCCGCCTTCTCTGCCGCCGGGACCTTCTGCGCAGTCCCCTCAGAGCAGCTTCCCCCAGCCAGCCGCTGTGTATGCTATCCATGCCCACCAGCAGCTGCCCCACGGCTTCACCAACATGGCCCATGTTACCCAG GCCCATGTCCAAACTGGAATCACAGCAGCCCCGCCCCCTCACCCTGGGGCTCCCCACCcgccccaggtgatgctgctgcacCCACCCCAGAGCCATGGGGGCCCCCCCCAAGGCGCGGTGCCCCAGAGTGGGGTGCCTGCACTCTCAGCTTCCACACCCTCACCCTATCCCTACATCGGACACCCCCAAG CTCCCCTTCCACCCCCCGGGGAACTGAAGATTGTCCTGGCCGCGACCTGA
- the ATXN2L gene encoding ataxin-2-like protein isoform X11, which translates to MLKPQPPQQTSQPQQPPPTQQAVARRPPGGTSPPNGGLPGPLASTSAPPGPPAAASPCLGPAAAAGSGLRRGAESILAPPPPQQQHQERPGAAAIGSARGQSTGKGPPQSPVFEGVYNNSRMLHFLTAVVGSTCDVKVKNGTTYEGIFKTLSSKFELAVDAVHRKASEPAGGPRREDIVDTMVFKPSDVMLVHFRNVDFNYATKDKFTDSAIAMNSKVNGEHKEKVLQRWEGGDSNSDDYDLESDMSNGWDPNEMFKFNEENYGIKTTYDSSLSSYTVPLEKDNSEEFRQRELRAAQLAREIESSPQYRLRIAMENDDGRTEEEKHSAVQRQGSGRESPSLASREGKYIPLPQRVREGPRGGVRCSSSRGGRPGLSALPPRGPHHLDNSSPGPGSETRGINGGPSRMSPKAQRPLRGAKTLSSPSSRPSGEASVPPPPAVGRMYPPRSPKSAAPAPISASCPEPPIGSAVPTSSASIPVTSSVGDPGVGSISPASPKISLAPTDVKELPAKEPGRTLESQELSRIAGKVPGLQNEQKRFQLEELRKFGAQFKLQPSSSPETSLDPFPPRILKEEAKGKEKEVDGLLASEPMGSPVSSKTESISDKEDKPPLPPAGGAEGPDQPPPPCPSQTSSPPVGLIKGDDKDEGPVAEQVKKSTLNPNAKEFNPTKPLLSVNKSTSTPTSPGPRTHSTPSIPVLTAGQSGLYSPQYISYIPQIHMGPAVQAPQMYPYPVSNSVPGQQGKYRGAKGSLPPQRSDQHQPASAPPMMQAAAAAGPPLVAATPYSSYIPYNPQQFPGQPAMMQPMAHYPSQPVFAPMLQSNPRMLTSGSHPQAIVSSSTPQYPSAEQPTPQALYAPGGAGPTPGQWTATAEPVPPRGPDRHAAFSAAGTFCAVPSEQLPPASRCVCYPCPPAAAPRLHQHGPCYPGPCPNWNHSSPAPSPWGSPPAPGDAAAPTPEPWGPPPRRGAPEWGACTLSFHTLTLSLHRTPPSSISSLPAAPLPPPGELKIVLAAT; encoded by the exons ATGTTGAAGCCTCAGCCgccacaacagacctcccagccccagcagCCGCCCCCCACGCAACAGGCCGTGGCCCGCCGGCCTCCCGGGGGCACCAGCCCTCCCAACGGCGGCCTCCCGGGGCCCCTGGCCTCCACCTCGGCTCCCCCAGGGCCTCCCGCCGCTGCTTCCCCCTGCTTGGGGCCTGCAGCCGCTGCCGGGAGCGGGCTCCGCCGGGGAGCTGAGAGCATCttggcgccgccgccgccgcagcagcAACATCAGGAGAGGCCAGGGGCAGCGGCCATCGGCAGCGCCAG GGGACAAAGCACAGGAAAGGGACCCCCCCAGTCACCG GTGTTTGAGGGTGTCTACAACAATTCCAGGATGCTGCATTTCCTTACAGCTGTTGTG GGCTCCACTTGTGATGTAAAGGTAAAGAATGGTACCACCTATGAAGGTATCTTCAAGACCCTGAGCTCAAAG TTTGAACTGGCAGTAGACGCTGTGCACCGGAAAGCATCGGAGCCAGCAGGTGGTCCTCGTCGGGAAGACATTGTGGACACCATGGTGTTTAAGCCAAGTGATGTCATGCTTGTCCACTTCCGAAATGTTGACTTCAATTATGCTACTAAAG ACAAGTTCACTGATTCAGCCATTGCCATGAACTCGAAGGTGAATGGGGAGCACAAGGAGAAGGTGCTTCAGCGCTGGGAGGGGGGCGACAGCAACAGCGATGACTACGACCTGGAGTCTGACATG TCCAATGGATGGGACCCCAATGAAATGTTCAAGTTCAATGAGGAGAATTACGGCATAAAGACCACCTATGACAGCAGTCTCTCTTCTTACAC GGTGCCCTTAGAGAAGGACAACTCGGAAGAATTTCGTCAGCGGGAGCTGCGTGCAGCCCAGTTGGCTCGAGAGATTGAATCGAGCCCCCAGTACCGCCTGCGGATCGCCATGGAGAATGATGACGGGCGCACCGAGGAGGAGAAGCACAGTGCAGTTCAGCGACAGGGTTCAGGGCGAGAGAGCCCCAGCTTGGCATCTAG GGAGGGAAAGTATATCCCTCTACCCCAACGAGTTCGGGAAGGTCCCCGGGGAGGAGTTCGATGCAGTAGTTCTCGGGGTGGCCGGCCTGGCCTTAGCGCTTTGCCACCTCGTGGCCCTCACCATCTTGACAATAGCAGCCCTGGCCCAGGTTCTGAGACACGCGGTATCAATGGAG gcccTTCCCGCATGTCCCCTAAGGCACAGCGGCCTCTGAGAGGTGCCAAGACTCTGTCTTCCCCCAGCAGCAGGCCTTCTGGAGAAGCTTCTGTTCCACCTCCTCCTGCAG TAGGCCGGATGTACCCCCCACGCTCTCCCAAGTCAGCTGCCCCTGCCCCAATCTCAGCTTCCTGTCCTGAGCCTCCCATCGGCTCAGCAGTACCGACCTCTTCAGCTTCCATCCCCGTGACATCATCAGTTGGGGATCCTGGAGTAGGCTCCATTTCCCCAGCTTCTCCAAAGATCTCACTGGCACCCACAGATG TAAAAGAACTCCCAGCCAAGGAACCTGGGAGAACGCTGGAGTCCCAGGAGCTGTCCCGGATAGCAGGGAAag TCCCTGGCCTTCAGAACGAGCAGAAACGCTTTCAACTGGAAGAACTGAGAAAATTTGGGGCCCAGTTTAAG CTTCAGCCCAGTAGCTCCCCTGAGACCAGCCTGGATCCTTTTCCTCCCCGGATCCTAAAGGAGGAGGccaaagggaaggagaaggaggttgATGGTCTTTTGGCTTCAGAGCCCATGGGGTCCCCTGTTTCCTCCAAGACAGAATCCATATCGGATAAGGAGGACAAACCACCCCTGCCACCAGCAGGAGGCGCCGAAGGGCCGGATCAGCCCCCACCGCCTTGCCCAAGCCAAACCAGTAGCCCCCCAGTGGGCCTCATCAAGGGAGATGACAAGGATGAGGGCCCTGTTGCTGA aCAAGTGAAGAAGTCAACATTGAACCCTAATGCCAAGGAGTTCAATCCCACTAAGCCGCTGCTGTCTGTG AATAAATCCACCAGTACTCCAACTTCTCCTGGGCCCCGGACTCATTCAACTCCCTCCATCCCGGTGCTGACAGCAGGCCAGAGTGGGCTATATAGCCCCCAGTACATTTCCTACATACCTCAGATCCACATGGGACCAGCTGTTCAG GCACCTCAGATGTATCCATATCCTGTGTCCAACTCAGTGCCTGGACAGCAGGGCAAGTACCGGGGAGCAAAAG GCTCCCTGCCCCCCCAGCGCTCGGACCAACACCAGCCAGCCTCAGCCCCTCCGATGATGCAGGCCGCCGCCGCTGCTGGCCCCCCTCTGGTGGCTGCCACACCTTATTCTTCCTACATCCCCTACAATCCACAGCAGTTCCCAGGCCAGCCCGCCATGATGCAGCCCATGGCCCACTACCCCTCGCAG CCGGTGTTTGCCCCCATGCTTCAAAGCAACCCACGCATGCTGACGTCGGGGAGCCATCCCCAGGCCATTGTGTCGTCCTCCACCCCTCAGTACCCTTCTGCAGAGCAGCCCACCCCCCAAGCCCTTTATG CACCAGGCGGGGCAGGCCCCACACCTGGGCAGTGGACAGCCACAGCAGAACCTGTACCACCCAGGGGCCCTGACAGGCACGCCGCCTTCTCTGCCGCCGGGACCTTCTGCGCAGTCCCCTCAGAGCAGCTTCCCCCAGCCAGCCGCTGTGTATGCTATCCATGCCCACCAGCAGCTGCCCCACGGCTTCACCAACATGGCCCATGTTACCCAG GCCCATGTCCAAACTGGAATCACAGCAGCCCCGCCCCCTCACCCTGGGGCTCCCCACCcgccccaggtgatgctgctgcacCCACCCCAGAGCCATGGGGGCCCCCCCCAAGGCGCGGTGCCCCAGAGTGGGGTGCCTGCACTCTCAGCTTCCACACCCTCACCCTATCCCTACATCGGACACCCCCAAG TTCAATCTCATCCCTCCCAGCAGCTCCCCTTCCACCCCCCGGGGAACTGAAGATTGTCCTGGCCGCGACCTGA